One Desulforegula conservatrix Mb1Pa genomic window carries:
- a CDS encoding alpha-D-ribose 1-methylphosphonate 5-triphosphate diphosphatase has translation MKKTCLFGGPLFDGKNIHDEGIILFDKSGIISINNPLAIHLADELHDVDGKYIMPSLVDLHSDALEKCIEMRPGVFFDQRFAIQNLDRRLAACGITSFCHAISFGEGEMGLRSQKEADRLLRLVKAFSDSGKACVRHYVHARYEIGTINGTDYVEGLLDSGLLDLVSIMDHTPGQGQFRDLESFGNYYGKTYALTEHELVTMVDRKQKRQAEGWESIRNLIEKVVDQGVPVMSHDDDTNAKVELLNALGVTASEFPVTMEAALSARGKGMKVFMGAPNMIRGLSSNGHLTASETVKNRLCNGFISDYYPESLVQAPFVAGKQVGINLAEAFGLATSGPGEYLKSSGSAGRLDEGTPADIIIVSPSNDWASVEQTWVSGGCVYRAHC, from the coding sequence TTGAAAAAAACATGCCTTTTTGGAGGCCCACTTTTTGACGGCAAAAACATTCATGATGAAGGTATAATCCTTTTTGATAAAAGCGGCATAATTTCAATAAACAATCCGCTTGCAATACATCTGGCTGATGAACTGCATGACGTTGACGGCAAATATATAATGCCTAGTCTTGTGGATCTCCATTCAGACGCCCTTGAAAAATGCATAGAAATGAGGCCCGGAGTTTTTTTTGACCAAAGATTTGCGATCCAGAATCTCGACAGAAGGCTTGCTGCCTGCGGAATAACGTCCTTTTGTCATGCCATAAGCTTTGGAGAAGGAGAAATGGGACTCAGAAGCCAAAAAGAGGCCGACAGGCTTTTAAGGCTGGTGAAGGCGTTCTCCGATTCAGGGAAAGCATGTGTAAGGCATTATGTTCATGCAAGGTATGAGATTGGAACCATAAACGGCACTGATTATGTTGAAGGCCTGCTCGATTCCGGGCTTCTTGATCTTGTCTCGATCATGGATCATACTCCTGGCCAGGGACAGTTCAGGGATCTTGAAAGCTTCGGTAATTATTACGGCAAAACCTACGCCCTGACAGAACATGAACTTGTTACAATGGTGGACAGAAAACAGAAGCGGCAGGCAGAAGGATGGGAATCAATAAGAAATCTGATAGAAAAGGTTGTGGATCAAGGAGTTCCAGTCATGAGCCATGACGACGATACCAATGCAAAAGTGGAGCTTCTTAATGCTTTGGGCGTAACTGCGTCTGAATTTCCTGTCACCATGGAAGCCGCTTTATCAGCAAGGGGAAAAGGCATGAAGGTCTTCATGGGCGCTCCCAACATGATCAGGGGCCTGTCTTCCAACGGTCATCTCACGGCGTCAGAAACAGTCAAAAACAGGTTGTGCAATGGTTTTATCAGCGACTATTACCCTGAATCCCTTGTTCAGGCTCCTTTTGTTGCGGGGAAACAGGTTGGGATAAACTTGGCCGAGGCTTTTGGACTCGCCACAAGCGGCCCAGGTGAGTATCTCAAATCTTCAGGATCAGCAGGACGGCTTGATGAAGGCACTCCGGCTGATATTATTATTGTTTCTCCATCCAATGACTGGGCATCTGTTGAACAGACATGGGTGTCCGGCGGGTGTGTTTACAGGGCTCACTGCTAA